In Micromonospora sp. WMMA1363, a genomic segment contains:
- a CDS encoding class I adenylate-forming enzyme family protein, translated as MRTRGLRGALAADDRIGAGNVLARVLAHGADPDGPGLTFDTAVDGHPAETPLTLGQLDERVAARAAWLHQRGIAPRDPVAVWATAAADMMLTFLALTRLGAIPALLNGKLRPEIAAEYIRRLRGVAVLADDAHTALLAEHDLGVPLLGTPAEAGTGDPAAAPAHYRHHPDDPIVITHTSGTTGVPKAVLHSHASLFAATRHLLSMPQAQGTSRILNALPAPHTATVLMVNQALGNRAEMFLLSDQGGERVLDAIQRWRPDGVFGFSVTWAELARFDLSGYDLDSVRLWFNTGDSSHEPHIRRLVAVGSRDVVTHEGITRVPGSVFIDGLGSSEMGHSIFHVTHTRDTDRYGRCIGRPYRFAKVAVLDAGGEPVPIGEVGWLGVDSPSLFRAYWNDSATTYRFRQRGWYLTGDLVYADADGRYYHVDRSVDSVDAGGGKRFYTALSEERILAACPDVTDCTVVILKEPAGIVTDVLLELAAGADETEDRTARVRAALGVDVGVTLRRVVPVRADDMPVTVTGKVRKVALRERYLTEVAP; from the coding sequence ATGAGGACCAGGGGACTGCGCGGCGCGCTAGCCGCCGACGACCGGATCGGCGCCGGCAACGTGCTGGCCCGGGTGCTGGCGCACGGCGCCGACCCGGACGGGCCCGGACTGACGTTCGACACCGCCGTCGACGGGCACCCGGCGGAGACGCCGCTGACGTTGGGACAGCTCGACGAGCGGGTAGCGGCCCGGGCCGCCTGGCTGCACCAGCGCGGCATCGCCCCCCGCGACCCGGTGGCGGTCTGGGCCACCGCCGCGGCCGACATGATGCTGACGTTCCTGGCGTTGACCCGGCTCGGCGCGATCCCGGCGTTGCTCAACGGCAAGCTGCGTCCGGAGATCGCCGCCGAGTACATCCGCCGGCTGCGTGGCGTCGCGGTGCTCGCCGACGACGCCCACACGGCGCTGCTCGCCGAGCACGACCTCGGTGTGCCGCTGCTCGGTACGCCCGCCGAGGCGGGCACCGGCGACCCGGCCGCCGCCCCCGCCCACTACCGGCACCACCCGGACGATCCGATCGTCATCACCCACACCTCGGGCACGACCGGGGTGCCGAAGGCGGTGCTGCACTCGCACGCCAGCCTGTTCGCCGCGACGCGGCACCTGCTGAGCATGCCGCAGGCCCAGGGCACCAGCCGGATCCTCAACGCGTTGCCCGCCCCGCACACCGCCACCGTGCTCATGGTCAACCAGGCCCTCGGTAACCGGGCGGAGATGTTCCTCCTGTCCGACCAGGGCGGTGAGCGGGTGCTCGACGCGATCCAGCGGTGGCGCCCGGACGGGGTGTTCGGCTTCTCCGTCACCTGGGCGGAACTGGCCCGGTTCGATCTGTCCGGGTACGACCTGGACTCGGTGCGGCTGTGGTTCAACACGGGCGACTCGTCGCATGAGCCGCACATCCGGCGCCTCGTGGCGGTCGGATCCAGGGACGTGGTCACCCACGAGGGGATCACGCGGGTTCCCGGGTCGGTGTTCATCGACGGGCTCGGTTCCTCCGAGATGGGGCACTCGATATTCCACGTCACACACACCCGCGACACCGACCGGTACGGGCGGTGCATCGGCCGCCCGTACCGGTTCGCGAAGGTCGCGGTGCTGGACGCGGGCGGCGAACCGGTGCCCATCGGCGAGGTGGGGTGGCTGGGTGTCGACTCACCGTCGTTGTTCCGGGCCTACTGGAACGACTCGGCGACGACGTACCGGTTCCGGCAGCGTGGCTGGTACCTGACCGGAGACCTGGTGTACGCCGACGCCGACGGGCGCTACTACCACGTGGACCGGTCGGTCGACTCGGTCGACGCCGGCGGTGGGAAGCGGTTCTACACGGCGTTGTCCGAGGAGCGGATCCTCGCCGCGTGCCCCGACGTCACCGACTGCACCGTGGTGATCCTCAAGGAGCCTGCCGGGATCGTCACCGACGTCCTGCTGGAGTTGGCGGCCGGCGCGGACGAGACCGAGGACCGCACCGCGCGGGTACGGGCGGCGCTCGGCGTCGACGTCGGGGTGACCCTGCGCCGGGTGGTACCGGTCCGCGCCGACGACATGCCGGTCACCGTCACCGGCAAGGTCCGCAAGGTCGCTTTGCGCGAGCGCTACCTGACCGAGGTGGCCCCGTGA
- a CDS encoding helix-turn-helix domain-containing protein, which yields MSSPASDEPWPHSASLAPGTSSVDLGSSRRVERAMALLRRGDVTITEVCFAVGCSSLGTFSSRFTELVGVPPSTYRRMASRATAGMPSCVSKQVTRPVRRRQARAVERQPA from the coding sequence CTGAGCTCGCCTGCGAGTGACGAACCCTGGCCGCACAGCGCATCTCTCGCGCCCGGCACCTCGTCGGTCGACCTCGGCTCATCCCGGCGGGTGGAACGGGCGATGGCGTTGCTGCGCCGCGGCGACGTCACCATCACGGAGGTCTGCTTCGCGGTCGGGTGTTCGTCGCTGGGGACGTTCAGCAGCCGGTTCACGGAGCTGGTGGGTGTGCCGCCGAGCACGTACCGGCGGATGGCGTCGCGGGCGACGGCGGGTATGCCGTCGTGCGTGTCGAAACAGGTGACCCGGCCGGTCCGGCGCCGGCAGGCGCGGGCGGTGGAGCGGCAACCGGCCTGA
- a CDS encoding VOC family protein — MNITIQSSFLPHENADASVTFYRDVLGFEVRNDVGYAGLRWVTVGPVGQPRTSIVLEPPAADPGITDEERRTIEQMMAKGTYAGVLLAAPDLDEVFGRVQASGAEVVQEPIEQDYGVRDCAFRDQAGNLVRIQQTR, encoded by the coding sequence ATGAACATCACGATTCAGTCGAGCTTTCTGCCGCACGAGAACGCGGATGCGTCGGTCACCTTCTACCGGGATGTCCTGGGCTTCGAGGTGCGCAATGACGTGGGTTACGCCGGGCTGCGGTGGGTCACGGTGGGCCCGGTCGGCCAGCCGCGGACGTCGATCGTGCTCGAGCCACCGGCGGCCGATCCCGGAATCACCGACGAGGAGCGGCGCACGATCGAGCAGATGATGGCGAAGGGTACGTATGCCGGCGTGCTGCTGGCGGCCCCCGACCTCGACGAGGTGTTCGGGCGGGTGCAGGCCAGCGGAGCCGAGGTGGTGCAGGAACCGATCGAGCAGGACTACGGGGTCCGGGACTGCGCCTTTCGCGACCAGGCAGGCAATCTGGTCCGGATCCAGCAGACGCGCTGA
- a CDS encoding GDSL-type esterase/lipase family protein, with translation MSTPKRWHVVTAAAALLVAGAPAVVASAGPSSGTAERGRATWAASWATAVTRGNATGLTNTGLNNHSVRMVVHTTVGGPVLRVRMSNMYGEQSVRIGRATIARPDATTPDDLSDIDPATLRELTFGGATSATMNRGAELISDPVAFPIGDQQDLVLTVHFPTPTGPVTFHGQSRQTNFIGASDLTSAADGAGFTIRPNCCWFFLSGIDVQRRHSPGSVVVFGDSIADGNGSTVNANMRWPDLLADRLIDARPDVRTPGVLNASLAGNRLNHEGPEPGAGGFPGYHELGPNALARLDEDVFSQTDARTVITHLGINDIWMSDDSAEAIIASLRQINEQVKARGLRSLVATLTPYEGHGNPGVWTPEKEATRQAVNVYLRGSGEFDGLLDFDRVLRDPAQPSRLLPAYDSGDHIHPNDAGNQAMADAVPLRLLGR, from the coding sequence ATGTCGACCCCGAAGAGATGGCATGTCGTCACGGCGGCGGCGGCGCTGCTGGTTGCGGGTGCTCCCGCCGTGGTGGCGAGCGCCGGGCCGTCGTCCGGAACGGCGGAGCGCGGCCGCGCGACGTGGGCCGCCAGTTGGGCGACCGCGGTCACCCGTGGCAACGCGACCGGCCTGACCAACACCGGCCTGAACAACCACAGCGTCCGCATGGTCGTGCACACCACCGTGGGTGGGCCGGTGCTGCGGGTCCGGATGAGCAACATGTACGGCGAGCAGTCTGTGCGGATCGGCCGCGCGACCATCGCCCGGCCCGACGCCACGACCCCCGACGACCTGTCCGACATCGATCCGGCGACGTTGCGTGAGCTGACCTTCGGCGGCGCCACCTCGGCGACCATGAACCGAGGCGCCGAACTCATCAGCGATCCGGTCGCCTTCCCGATCGGGGACCAGCAGGACCTGGTGCTCACCGTTCACTTCCCGACCCCGACCGGGCCGGTGACCTTCCACGGCCAGTCCCGGCAGACGAACTTCATCGGCGCCAGCGACCTCACCTCCGCCGCCGACGGTGCCGGTTTCACCATCCGGCCCAACTGCTGTTGGTTCTTCCTGTCCGGCATCGACGTCCAGCGTCGGCACAGCCCCGGCTCGGTGGTGGTGTTCGGTGACTCGATCGCCGACGGCAACGGCAGCACGGTCAACGCCAACATGCGCTGGCCGGACCTGCTCGCCGACCGGCTCATCGACGCCCGCCCCGACGTCCGCACACCGGGCGTGCTCAATGCCAGCCTCGCCGGCAACCGGCTCAACCACGAGGGCCCGGAACCGGGCGCCGGCGGCTTCCCCGGCTACCACGAGCTGGGGCCGAACGCCCTCGCCCGGCTGGACGAGGACGTCTTCTCCCAGACCGACGCCCGGACTGTGATCACCCATCTGGGCATCAACGACATCTGGATGTCGGACGACTCCGCGGAGGCGATCATCGCCTCCCTGCGGCAGATCAACGAGCAGGTCAAGGCACGCGGGCTGCGCAGCCTGGTGGCCACGCTCACGCCGTACGAGGGGCACGGCAACCCGGGTGTGTGGACGCCGGAGAAGGAGGCGACCCGGCAGGCGGTGAACGTGTACCTGCGCGGCAGCGGCGAGTTCGACGGGCTGCTCGACTTCGACCGGGTGCTGCGTGATCCGGCGCAGCCCAGTCGGCTGTTGCCGGCCTACGACTCGGGGGACCACATCCACCCGAACGACGCCGGCAACCAGGCGATGGCGGACGCCGTGCCGTTGCGCCTGCTCGGCCGCTGA
- a CDS encoding DUF3050 domain-containing protein, producing MSRYDWGTTHPGIERLEKAVTDRRDAVVKHPLYANLDTHEALVTFMEHHVFAVWDFMSLLKSLQRQLTCVTVPWIPTGPTGSRRLINDIVMVEESDELGDGYISHFELYVQGMREAGADTGPVDTLIELLRAGRPVTGSLADAGVPAPSAAFAGTTWRIIETAPVHCQAAAFAFGREDLIPDMFAQVVAVNERSRRLHKFVDYLERHIEVDGEQHTPMAMQMLADLCGDDDTKWQECADTVNTALAARARLWDDILAAVKGRG from the coding sequence ATGTCACGGTACGACTGGGGGACGACACACCCGGGGATCGAGCGGCTGGAGAAGGCGGTGACCGACCGCCGGGACGCGGTCGTCAAACATCCGCTGTACGCCAACCTCGACACCCACGAGGCACTGGTCACCTTCATGGAACACCACGTCTTCGCGGTTTGGGACTTCATGTCCCTGCTCAAGTCGTTGCAGCGGCAGCTCACCTGTGTGACCGTGCCGTGGATCCCGACCGGGCCCACCGGCAGCCGCCGACTGATCAACGACATCGTGATGGTGGAGGAGAGCGACGAGCTGGGCGACGGCTACATCAGTCACTTCGAGCTGTACGTGCAGGGCATGCGGGAGGCCGGCGCCGACACCGGTCCGGTGGACACGCTGATCGAGCTGCTGCGCGCCGGCCGGCCGGTCACCGGGTCGCTGGCCGACGCCGGCGTGCCCGCGCCCTCGGCCGCGTTCGCCGGCACCACCTGGCGGATCATCGAGACCGCTCCGGTGCACTGCCAGGCGGCCGCGTTCGCCTTCGGCCGGGAGGACCTGATCCCGGACATGTTCGCCCAGGTCGTCGCCGTCAACGAGCGCAGCCGGCGGCTCCACAAGTTCGTCGACTACCTCGAGCGGCACATCGAGGTCGACGGTGAGCAGCACACCCCGATGGCGATGCAGATGCTCGCCGACCTGTGCGGCGACGACGACACGAAGTGGCAGGAGTGCGCGGACACCGTCAACACCGCGCTCGCCGCCCGGGCCCGGCTCTGGGACGACATCCTCGCCGCCGTCAAGGGGCGCGGGTGA
- a CDS encoding DUF1801 domain-containing protein: MKGRAAELTSEARRSKSADKAAADERDVLAKIGDMAPPDRAVAERLHAIVTETAPDLAPKLWYGQPAYARGGKVVCFFRSGQVDKERYSTFGFTPAAKLDEDHGMWATSFALTELSDKAETAIRKLLTNAVS, from the coding sequence ATCAAGGGCCGCGCGGCGGAGTTGACGTCGGAGGCTCGCCGTAGCAAGAGCGCGGACAAGGCGGCGGCCGACGAGCGGGACGTGCTCGCGAAGATCGGCGACATGGCGCCGCCGGACCGTGCGGTGGCGGAACGCCTACACGCCATCGTCACGGAGACCGCCCCGGACCTGGCGCCGAAGCTGTGGTACGGCCAGCCCGCCTACGCGCGGGGCGGAAAGGTGGTGTGCTTCTTCCGCAGCGGCCAGGTGGACAAGGAGCGGTACTCGACGTTCGGGTTCACGCCGGCGGCGAAGCTCGACGAGGACCACGGCATGTGGGCGACGTCGTTCGCCCTGACGGAGTTGAGCGACAAGGCCGAGACGGCGATCAGGAAGCTCCTCACGAACGCCGTGAGTTGA
- a CDS encoding AMP-binding protein, whose product MTDRPQPGYVHRALDLFAAYGDRAALVDGGRRLTYTDVADAVRGFAATLLRHGVRPGAAVLVSLGNPVEAPLVQLALHLLGCRTMWIAPVTSRREIDEFVRLARPDALVYHARDPGIGAELAAELAGVPALRVGAELDLPADPADATALPVDVPAAESFLQTSGTTGRPKLVHHRESFYTQILALAADFRAAGFPLLRHLSYSPMWLASGQITTLFNLFTGGVLFPRDGWDAAAFLRTVPAERINSTFVTPPMLYEVLDHPDLPGADFSAMFMFNVGAGPAAPTRLREAIARFGPVLRIVYGLSEAVVVAAQPGLTEDPAHPQRLCSCGKAYGDVRIEIRAEDGAVLPPGVDGEVWVHTALRFAGYHGQPELTADTLVGGWVRTRDIGHLDDDGYLYLVDRLQDRILTRQRSWPIYSRPIEDILAGHPAVRAATVIGVPDEVAGELPYAYVVPAPGATVTGAELIDLVTTTLSDTWAPGGVEFLDALPLNRANKVDKRALRARYAAAHPSPVEHPEASIGSRR is encoded by the coding sequence ATGACCGATCGACCGCAGCCGGGCTACGTGCACCGCGCGCTGGACCTGTTCGCCGCCTACGGCGATCGTGCGGCGCTGGTCGACGGTGGACGCCGGCTGACCTACACCGACGTGGCAGACGCGGTGCGCGGATTCGCCGCGACCCTGCTCCGGCACGGCGTCCGCCCGGGCGCCGCGGTGCTGGTGTCGCTCGGCAACCCGGTCGAGGCACCACTGGTCCAGCTCGCCCTGCATCTGCTGGGCTGCCGGACGATGTGGATCGCGCCGGTCACCTCCCGCCGGGAAATCGACGAGTTCGTGCGGCTGGCCCGCCCCGACGCTCTCGTCTACCACGCTCGGGATCCGGGCATCGGCGCGGAGCTGGCCGCCGAGTTGGCGGGCGTACCCGCGCTACGGGTCGGTGCCGAGTTGGATCTGCCGGCCGATCCCGCCGACGCGACCGCCCTTCCCGTCGACGTACCCGCGGCGGAGTCGTTCCTGCAGACCTCCGGCACCACCGGCCGCCCCAAGCTGGTGCACCACCGGGAGAGCTTCTACACCCAGATCCTCGCCCTCGCCGCGGATTTCCGGGCCGCCGGGTTCCCGTTGCTGCGGCACCTCTCGTATTCCCCGATGTGGCTGGCCAGCGGCCAGATCACCACGCTGTTCAATCTGTTCACCGGCGGCGTGCTCTTTCCCCGCGACGGCTGGGACGCGGCGGCGTTCCTCCGCACCGTCCCGGCCGAGCGGATCAACTCCACCTTCGTCACCCCGCCGATGCTGTACGAGGTGCTCGACCACCCCGACCTGCCCGGCGCGGACTTCTCGGCGATGTTCATGTTCAACGTGGGCGCCGGGCCCGCCGCACCCACCCGGCTGCGCGAGGCGATCGCCCGCTTCGGCCCGGTGCTGCGCATCGTCTACGGCCTCAGCGAAGCGGTCGTCGTCGCCGCCCAGCCGGGGTTGACCGAGGATCCGGCGCACCCACAGCGGCTGTGCTCCTGCGGGAAGGCGTACGGCGACGTGCGGATCGAGATCCGAGCCGAGGACGGCGCGGTGCTGCCGCCAGGCGTCGACGGCGAGGTGTGGGTGCACACCGCGCTGCGCTTCGCCGGGTACCACGGGCAGCCGGAACTGACCGCCGACACACTGGTCGGCGGGTGGGTGCGCACCCGCGACATCGGCCACCTCGACGACGACGGATATCTGTACCTGGTCGACCGCCTCCAGGACCGGATCCTCACCCGCCAGCGAAGTTGGCCGATCTACTCCCGGCCCATCGAGGACATCTTGGCCGGGCACCCGGCGGTCCGCGCCGCCACGGTGATCGGGGTGCCGGACGAGGTGGCCGGCGAGTTACCCTACGCCTACGTCGTGCCGGCTCCCGGCGCCACGGTCACCGGAGCCGAGCTGATCGACCTGGTCACCACGACGCTCAGCGACACCTGGGCGCCCGGCGGCGTGGAGTTCCTCGACGCGCTGCCGCTGAACCGGGCGAACAAGGTGGACAAACGGGCGCTGCGCGCCCGGTACGCGGCAGCGCACCCGTCCCCCGTCGAGCATCCGGAGGCGTCGATCGGCAGCCGCAGGTGA
- the hppD gene encoding 4-hydroxyphenylpyruvate dioxygenase, which yields MDIRGIDHIELYVGDARQAAFYFGRAVGLHLCGQGGPETGLAGQRSLLLRHADIRLVLTSGLAADHPATRYVLRHGDGVAVVALEVGDAAGAYAELVARGATGALPPTTVGDADAEVVVAEVGGFGDVRHRLVERRGDREAFLPGLVEMLPPEDDSDEKLLTEIDHLAVCVPAGQLAGAVRLYREVFGFAEIFHERVEIGGQAMNSTVVQSPSGRVTLVLLEPDSSGQAGQIDAFLDQHSGAGVQHLGLRTDDIVGAVETLHRRGVRFAGTPTSYYDALEARVGRVDAPLERLRELGVLVDRDHAGQLLQIFTESMHVRRTLFLELIERRGARTFGSGNIKALYEAKERELAAAGATPAAAATTGQGVTA from the coding sequence ATGGACATCCGTGGGATAGACCACATCGAACTCTACGTGGGGGACGCCCGACAGGCGGCTTTCTACTTCGGCCGGGCGGTGGGCCTGCACCTGTGCGGTCAGGGCGGCCCGGAGACCGGGTTGGCCGGGCAGCGTTCGCTGCTGTTGCGACACGCCGACATTCGCCTGGTGCTCACCTCCGGGCTGGCCGCCGACCACCCGGCGACGCGGTACGTGCTGCGGCACGGCGACGGTGTCGCCGTGGTCGCGCTGGAGGTCGGCGACGCCGCCGGGGCGTACGCCGAGCTGGTGGCCCGGGGGGCGACCGGGGCGCTGCCGCCGACCACCGTGGGCGACGCGGACGCCGAGGTCGTCGTCGCCGAGGTGGGCGGGTTCGGCGACGTGCGGCACCGGCTGGTCGAACGGCGGGGGGACCGGGAGGCGTTCCTGCCGGGTCTGGTGGAGATGCTGCCACCGGAGGACGATTCCGACGAGAAGCTGCTCACCGAGATCGACCACCTGGCGGTGTGCGTGCCGGCCGGGCAGCTCGCCGGGGCGGTCCGGCTGTACCGGGAGGTGTTCGGCTTCGCGGAGATCTTCCACGAGCGCGTCGAGATCGGCGGCCAAGCGATGAACTCCACCGTCGTGCAGAGCCCATCCGGGCGGGTGACACTGGTGCTGCTGGAGCCCGACAGCAGCGGGCAGGCGGGGCAGATCGACGCCTTCCTCGACCAGCACTCCGGGGCTGGGGTACAGCACCTCGGGCTGCGCACCGACGACATTGTCGGCGCGGTGGAGACGCTGCACCGGCGCGGGGTGCGCTTCGCCGGCACCCCCACCAGCTACTACGACGCGCTGGAGGCCCGGGTCGGCCGGGTCGACGCGCCGCTGGAGCGGCTACGCGAGCTGGGGGTGCTGGTCGACCGCGATCACGCGGGCCAGCTACTGCAGATCTTCACCGAGTCCATGCACGTGCGCCGGACGCTCTTCCTGGAGCTGATCGAGCGGCGCGGGGCGCGGACCTTCGGCAGCGGCAACATCAAGGCGCTCTACGAGGCCAAGGAACGGGAGCTGGCCGCGGCGGGGGCGACCCCCGCCGCCGCGGCCACCACCGGACAGGGGGTGACGGCGTGA
- a CDS encoding phytanoyl-CoA dioxygenase family protein, whose translation MTSTECEPTLTAEEEALLPSDEDVAFYAEHGWYLSKKLLPDAEVDALAAAADRYYTGERDRRLPVRPPKLAYWEPAKGEVQRHNDYVHYEHDGIGAILRKPLIGAVAARLAQADEIRVFQSTLIHKPPIDAEPSNIVPWHFDKHYWASSSSERMLTAFIPFHDCGAEMGTITMVDGSHRWREVGADDTVVRHFAERDREQLEEMLVRNAAYNGAAVRKVPMVIPKGHLSFHHCRTYHGSGANVSGRPRRAISLHLQDGGNAWRAYPLSDGTLAAYNHDVLVRRTRDGRPDYADPEYCPVIWRHHAQQGG comes from the coding sequence GTGACCAGCACCGAGTGCGAACCGACGCTGACCGCCGAGGAGGAGGCGCTGCTCCCGTCCGACGAGGACGTGGCGTTCTACGCCGAACACGGCTGGTACCTGTCGAAGAAGCTGCTCCCGGACGCCGAGGTGGACGCCCTGGCGGCGGCCGCCGACCGGTACTACACCGGCGAGCGGGACCGCCGCCTGCCGGTCCGCCCGCCGAAGCTCGCCTACTGGGAGCCGGCGAAGGGGGAGGTGCAGCGGCACAACGACTACGTCCACTACGAACACGACGGCATCGGCGCGATCCTGCGCAAGCCACTGATCGGGGCGGTCGCCGCCCGGCTGGCGCAGGCCGACGAGATCCGTGTCTTCCAGTCCACGCTCATCCACAAGCCGCCGATCGACGCGGAGCCATCCAACATCGTGCCCTGGCACTTCGACAAGCACTACTGGGCGTCGTCGTCGTCGGAGCGGATGCTCACCGCGTTCATCCCCTTCCACGACTGCGGTGCGGAGATGGGCACCATCACGATGGTGGACGGCTCGCACCGCTGGCGTGAGGTCGGGGCCGACGACACCGTGGTGCGGCACTTCGCCGAACGTGACCGTGAGCAGCTGGAGGAGATGTTGGTCCGCAACGCCGCGTACAACGGCGCCGCGGTCCGCAAGGTTCCGATGGTGATCCCCAAGGGACACCTGAGTTTCCACCACTGCCGCACCTACCACGGCAGCGGCGCGAACGTCAGCGGACGCCCCCGCCGGGCGATCTCGCTGCACCTGCAGGACGGCGGCAACGCCTGGCGGGCCTACCCGCTCTCCGACGGCACACTCGCCGCCTACAACCACGACGTGCTGGTCCGCCGCACCCGAGACGGGCGGCCGGACTACGCGGACCCCGAATACTGCCCGGTCATCTGGCGCCACCACGCCCAGCAGGGAGGCTGA
- a CDS encoding thiamine pyrophosphate-dependent dehydrogenase E1 component subunit alpha, producing MTEADPVRLYRTVRLIRRFEERAIELVRSGHVVGGIHPYLGQEGVAAGVCAALRPADVVAGTHRGHGHVLAKGADPARMMAELCGRVTGLNRGRGGSMHAADFAVGVLGANAIVGAGGAIVTGAVWARRRRGEDLVGVSFLGDGAVNEGMLLEAFNLASLWRVPVLFVCENNGWATTMPVAGAVAGSIPARAEAFGIRASVVDGQDPVVVWDATVAAVDRMRAGGGPEFLEARTHRFDAHHTFEHAVRLDYRPPEEVARGRSRDPVDIAGSRLAADLREEVDASVEAELDAAVAFALAGPEPDPAAALEHLYASGLTARPGGG from the coding sequence GTGACCGAGGCCGACCCGGTCCGGCTCTACCGGACCGTACGGCTGATCCGTCGGTTCGAGGAGCGGGCGATCGAGCTCGTCCGCTCCGGCCACGTCGTCGGGGGCATCCATCCCTACCTCGGTCAGGAGGGCGTCGCGGCCGGGGTGTGCGCGGCGCTGCGCCCCGCCGACGTGGTCGCCGGCACCCACCGTGGGCACGGGCACGTGCTGGCCAAGGGCGCTGACCCCGCCCGGATGATGGCCGAGCTGTGCGGCCGGGTCACCGGTCTGAACCGAGGCCGGGGCGGGTCGATGCACGCCGCCGACTTCGCCGTCGGGGTGCTCGGGGCCAACGCCATCGTCGGCGCGGGCGGCGCGATCGTCACCGGGGCGGTGTGGGCGCGCCGCCGGCGCGGCGAGGACCTGGTCGGGGTCAGCTTCCTCGGCGACGGTGCGGTCAACGAGGGGATGTTGCTGGAGGCGTTCAACCTGGCCTCGCTGTGGCGGGTGCCGGTGCTGTTCGTGTGCGAGAACAACGGCTGGGCCACCACCATGCCGGTGGCGGGCGCGGTGGCCGGCAGCATTCCCGCCCGAGCTGAGGCGTTCGGAATCCGGGCGTCCGTCGTGGACGGTCAGGACCCGGTGGTCGTCTGGGATGCCACGGTGGCCGCCGTCGACCGGATGCGGGCCGGGGGTGGCCCCGAGTTCCTCGAGGCCCGGACCCACCGCTTCGACGCCCACCACACCTTCGAGCACGCGGTACGGCTGGACTACCGGCCGCCGGAGGAGGTGGCCCGGGGCCGATCCCGGGACCCGGTGGACATCGCCGGTTCCCGGCTGGCCGCCGACCTGCGGGAAGAGGTGGACGCCTCGGTGGAGGCGGAACTCGACGCGGCGGTGGCGTTCGCGCTGGCCGGTCCTGAGCCGGATCCGGCCGCTGCGCTGGAGCACCTGTACGCCAGCGGGCTCACCGCCCGCCCGGGAGGTGGGTAG
- a CDS encoding transketolase C-terminal domain-containing protein, with protein sequence MPRLSYRKALNRALADELARDEEVFLLGEDIRVAASAVTAGLLKRFGPERVRDTPLSEQAFTSFATGAALAGARPVVEFQIPSLLFLVFEQIVNHAHKFPLMTGGQCAVPVTYLVPGSGSRTGWAGQHSDHPYSLFAHVGVTTAVPATPADAYGLLVSAIRCDDPVVVFAPAGAMEVRADVDGFAPEPLGRGRVHRAGDDVTVVAVGHLVHDALAVAEELADQVSVEVFDPRTLYPFDWDGLLESVGRTGRLVVADDSNRSCGIAGEVIATVAERARLHAPPRRVTRPDGAVLPFAPALDRAVQPGREQLRSAIQHVAKDG encoded by the coding sequence ATGCCGAGGCTGTCCTACCGCAAGGCGCTCAACCGGGCGCTGGCCGACGAGTTGGCCCGCGACGAGGAGGTGTTCCTGCTCGGGGAGGACATCCGGGTCGCGGCGTCGGCGGTCACCGCCGGGCTGCTGAAGCGTTTCGGCCCCGAGCGGGTCCGCGACACCCCGCTGTCGGAGCAGGCCTTCACCAGTTTCGCCACCGGCGCGGCGCTCGCCGGGGCACGGCCGGTGGTGGAGTTCCAGATTCCGTCGCTGCTGTTCCTCGTCTTCGAACAGATCGTCAACCACGCGCACAAGTTCCCGCTGATGACCGGTGGGCAGTGCGCCGTGCCGGTCACCTACCTGGTGCCCGGCTCCGGCTCCCGTACCGGCTGGGCGGGGCAGCACTCCGACCACCCGTACAGCCTCTTCGCCCATGTGGGGGTTACCACCGCGGTGCCGGCCACTCCGGCGGACGCCTACGGGTTGCTGGTGTCGGCGATCCGCTGCGACGACCCGGTGGTGGTCTTCGCCCCGGCCGGCGCGATGGAGGTCCGGGCGGACGTCGACGGGTTCGCGCCGGAGCCGCTCGGCCGGGGGCGGGTGCACCGGGCTGGCGACGACGTCACCGTCGTCGCGGTGGGGCACCTGGTGCACGACGCGCTCGCCGTCGCCGAGGAACTGGCCGACCAGGTGTCGGTGGAGGTGTTCGACCCACGCACGTTGTACCCGTTCGATTGGGACGGACTGCTGGAGTCGGTGGGTCGGACCGGGCGGCTCGTGGTGGCCGACGACTCCAACCGGTCCTGCGGTATCGCCGGGGAGGTCATCGCCACCGTGGCCGAGCGGGCCCGGTTGCACGCCCCGCCGCGTCGGGTCACCCGCCCCGACGGAGCGGTGCTGCCCTTCGCGCCGGCGCTGGACCGGGCCGTGCAGCCAGGTCGTGAGCAGCTCCGGTCCGCCATCCAACACGTTGCGAAGGACGGATGA